In Naumovozyma dairenensis CBS 421 chromosome 2, complete genome, the following are encoded in one genomic region:
- the NDAI0B02150 gene encoding putative Xaa-Pro dipeptidase (similar to Saccharomyces cerevisiae YFR006W; ancestral locus Anc_8.98), producing the protein MRTFLSLVFIATILLLFDYIRKYNRRKEPITKNYDLKMRMEDTSEIQNLVSGENLPASLEGKKYPSKAHNEKVKKIFQSVNLDLPVNSAVFIAGNEVEPIKYCDISHPFRQERYFYYLSGVDVPGSSILFNMKSNKLTLFLPLVDDDDVMWSGMPMGINEALNTFDVDEVLYADKINEVFEKELTGFKVFTTDLDNIHDNSIKEKLVSGDKRFFKALDEARLTKDSYEIEVLRHAAKITDNCHLAVISALPIELNEYQVQAEFEYHAGRQNAHALGYDPICCSGPACGTLHYVKNSEALHGKVSFLIDAGAEWKNYTTDVTRCFPISGKFTKEHREIYDAVLDMQTQTMQNIRPGASWDELHLLSHKVLIKHLLKIGIFRKEFSAEEIFRRRVTCVFYPHGLGHLMGLDVHDVAGNPNYEDPDPYFKYLRLRRTLEENMVLTDEPGCYFNEFLIKELLEKYPERLEVVDRDILNKYMYIGGVRIEDDILVTKAGFENLTGITSDPDEIETIVQKSLSKRRSDFHVIV; encoded by the coding sequence ATGAGAACTTTTCTCTCGCTAGTTTTTATCGCCACAATCCTACTTCTATTTGATTACATTAGAAAGTATAATAGGAGGAAAGAACCGATAACGAAAAATTACGATCTGAAAATGAGAATGGAAGATACTTCAGAGATCCAAAACTTGGTTTCTGGTGAAAATTTGCCGGCAAGCCTGGAAGGTAAGAAATATCCAAGCAAGGCTCATAATGAAAAAGTTAAGaagatttttcaatcaGTCAACCTAGATCTGCCTGTTAATAGTGCTGTTTTTATCGCAGGCAATGAAGTTGAGCCAATTAAATATTGTGACATCTCTCATCCATTTAGACAAGAAAGATACTTTTACTATTTGTCTGGTGTTGATGTTCCAGGCTCATCCATCCTTTTCAACATGAAATCAAATAAGTTAACATTATTCTTGCCGTTAGttgacgatgatgatgtaaTGTGGAGTGGAATGCCAATGGGTATCAATGAAGCTTTGAACACCTTTGATGTCGATGAAGTCCTATATGCTGACAAAATTAACGAAGTCtttgaaaaggaattaaCTGGATTCAAAGTTTTCACGACCGACTTGGATAATATCCAtgataattcaataaaggaaaaattagtTTCCGGAGATAAGCGTTTTTTTAAGGCCTTAGATGAGGCAAGACTAACCAAGGACTCCTATGAGATTGAAGTTTTAAGGCATGCCGCTAAGATTACAGATAATTGTCATTTAGCAGTAATATCGGCATTAccaattgaattaaatgaatatcAAGTTCAAGCAGAATTTGAATACCATGCAGGGCGTCAAAATGCTCACGCCTTGGGATATGATCCTATTTGTTGTTCGGGCCCTGCCTGTGGAACATTACATTATGTCAAGAACTCTGAAGCTTTACATGGTAAAGTAAGTTTTTTGATTGATGCTGGTGCAGAATGGAAAAACTATACAACTGATGTTACGAGATGTTTCCCAATCTCTGGGAAATTTACTAAGGAACATCGTGAAATATATGACGCAGTCTTAGATATGCAAACTCAAACTATGCAAAATATAAGGCCAGGTGCCAGCTGGGATGAGTTACATTTGCTATCACATAAAGTTCTTATTAAGCACCTTTTAAAGATCGGAATCTTCAGGAAGGAATTTTCAGCAGAAGAAATTTTCAGAAGAAGGGTCACTTGTGTATTTTATCCTCATGGCTTAGGCCACCTTATGGGGCTTGATGTTCATGATGTCGCCGGTAATCCAAATTATGAGGATCCTGATCcttatttcaaatatttacGTTTACGCCGTACTTTGGAGGAAAATATGGTTCTAACTGATGAACCTGGATGttattttaatgaattcttGATTAAGGAATTACTTGAAAAATATCCTGAAAGATTGGAAGTTGTTGACAGAGATATCctcaataaatatatgtatattgGAGGTGTCagaattgaagatgatattcTGGTGACAAAGGCTGGATTTGAAAACTTGACTGGAATAACTTCAGATCCAGATGAAATCGAGACAATTGTTCAGAAATCATTGTCTAAGAGGCGTTCCGATTTCCATGTAATTGTGTAG
- the SAD1 gene encoding mRNA splicing protein SAD1 (similar to Saccharomyces cerevisiae SAD1 (YFR005C); ancestral locus Anc_8.97): MQKLKRRSSRSNIREESSKKIKQNLSDESKRRLLQTVNLHKLDFGLEKICSVTLSKLNVYCCLVCGKYFQGHNEKSPAFLHSINNNHNLFFNLYTSDFIKLPDAILIEGDHEPLLESIKAAFFPKYSHEEIVAFPKKCKDLNKRLYVNGFVRVTNSSSLDHLNVILLLLSHVTPLRDWLLLSDVSAESTFVQGLSNIVRKIWSPYLFKNHVSADEFADFLTVQNLINKLRNDPADLLIWMLNFMAFDSKALKRILHESCQGKINFNTRKTSQILPFWKLSLDLPVNSILKEGQNANNLHHVDLHDLLRKFTSKGNSNSKNYSLEKLPHFLVLHYNRFDFKSEYPVKNRNQILVQYPSVLKLKEVEYVLQANVVHYVKRNPNISKRQLAQDDVSNWKIQLCNELTKKWIEIDANQTTNKDAELLFLNETYLQVWKRTNP; this comes from the coding sequence ATGCAGAAACTCAAAAGACGATCATCCAGAAGTAATATTCGTGAAGAAAGtagtaaaaaaattaaacaaaattTATCAGATGAAAGCAAACGGCGTCTCCTACAGACAGTGAATCTTCATAAGCTGGACTTTGGtttggaaaaaatatgtTCGGTTACTTTATCGAAGTTAAACGTCTATTGTTGTTTGGTATGTGGGAAATACTTCCAAGGccataatgaaaaaagtCCTGCATTTTTAcattcaattaataataaccataatttatttttcaatttgtaCACATCtgattttattaaattaccAGATGCCATATTAATCGAAGGGGATCACGAACCCCTCCTAGAAAGTATAAAAGCTGCCTTTTTCCCAAAGTATTCTCATGAGGAGATAGTTGCGTTCCCTAAGAAATGCAAAGACTTGAATAAAAGGTTATATGTCAATGGGTTCGTCAGAGTGACAAATTCTTCTAGTTTGGATCACCTAAACGTGATACTGTTACTGTTGAGCCACGTTACGCCACTTAGAGActggttattattatctgatGTGAGCGCTGAGAGTACGTTCGTTCAAGGCCTATCCAACATTGTTAGGAAGATTTGGTCACCGTACTTATTTAAAAATCATGTTTCAGCAGATGAATTTGCAGATTTTTTAACAGTTCAGAATTTGATCAACAAGCTGCGGAATGATCCCGCTGACCTTCTTATATGGATGTTAAACTTTATGGCCTTCGACTCTAAAGCACTAAAACGTATTCTTCATGAATCGTGTCAGGGAAAAATCAACTTCAATACAAGAAAAACTTCTCAAATACTCCCCTTTTGGAAGCTTTCCTTAGATTTACCCGTAAATTCCATCCTGAAAGAGGGACAAAACGCTAATAATTTACACCACGTGGATTTACATGATCTTTTGAGAAAGTTTACTTCCAAAGGgaatagtaatagtaagAATTATAGTCTAGAAAAACTACCTCATTTTTTAGTTTTGCATTATAATCGATTTGATTTTAAGTCAGAATACCCAGTTAAAAATAGAAACCAGATACTAGTTCAATATCCTTCTGTCctgaaattaaaagagGTTGAGTATGTCTTGCAAGCAAATGTCGTACATTATGTTAAAAGAAACCCTAACATATCTAAGAGACAATTGGCGCAAGACGACGTAAGTAATTGGAAAATCCAGCTTTGCAATGAGCTAACTAAAAAATGGATTGAGATTGATGCTAAtcaaacaacaaataaaGATGCCGAGCTCTTATTCCTCAATGAAACATACCTTCAAGTTTGGAAGAGAACGAACCCATAA
- the NDAI0B02080 gene encoding uncharacterized protein has product MLSAEPMMQYSVSKTIPLLETSYVCLPHIMEVTQQRIQFKNATEASTQVRSGHIEQSSLVTKYNSHPSPIDVKLPPISALISNAYVNRYSCFGNDSRCDTFHKDEAALLTPSYVDANQKSSGVSFQKKNIGLPFDVISNNVRDTIQDLYRDVLEKELPKVAETKNQVLFSSAKPIMDLNGQSNTSPHRNSSKINSPGKAILKAKVRLRKQCSVCGKVCSRPSTLKTHFLIHTGDTPFKCSWEGCHKAFNVKSNMLRHMKSHERRRNKKTCLAK; this is encoded by the coding sequence ATGCTCAGTGCGGAACCTATGATGCAATACTCCgtttcaaaaacaattcCGCTTCTGGAAACATCTTATGTTTGTCTCCCGCATATAATGGAGGTCACACAGCAACGAATCCAATTCAAAAATGCAACGGAGGCAAGTACACAAGTAAGATCAGGACATATAGAACAGAGCAGTTTAgtaacaaaatataatagcCACCCAAGTCCAATAGATGTAAAACTACCACCAATATCTGCTTTGATATCAAATGCATATGTAAACAGATATTCATGTTTTGGGAATGATAGCCGGTGCGATACTTTTCATAAGGATGAGGCTGCATTATTAACACCTTCATATGTCGATGCCAATCAAAAAAGTTCTGGGGTTAGTTTTCAGAAAAAAAACATTGGTTTACCTTTTGACGTTATCTCGAATAACGTAAGAGATACTATTCAAGATTTATATCGAGATGTTTTGGAAAAAGAGCTACCAAAGGTTGCTGAAACTAAAAACCaagtattattttcaagCGCTAAACCGATCATGGATCTTAATGGCCAATCCAATACATCTCCTCATagaaattcttcaaaaataaattctcCCGGAAAGGCGATACTTAAAGCGAAAGTCAGGCTAAGAAAGCAATGCTCTGTTTGTGGCAAAGTTTGTTCAAGACCATCCACATTGAAGACACATTTCTTGATTCATACGGGGGACACACCATTTAAATGCTCATGGGAGGGGTGCCACAAGGCATTTAACGTCAAAAGTAACATGCTAAGGCACATGAAAAGTcatgaaagaagaaggaataAGAAGACATGTTTAGCAAAGTAG
- the MRA1 gene encoding Mra1p (similar to Saccharomyces cerevisiae YPR010C-A; ancestral locus Anc_8.114) — MRPSQYLLNAAKKASGTKVPLELTPLFMAVGVALMSGTWFTYKKLTYDDSLRIIHNPDQSSLEEVLAEADKEKK, encoded by the exons atgagACCATCACAATATCTCCTTAACGCGGCT AAAAAAGCTAGCGGAACAAAAGTCCCCCTAGAATTGACTCCTTTATTTATGGCAGTTGGTGTAGCACTAATGTCTGGTACATGGTTTACgtataaaaaattaacatATGACGACTCTTTGCGCATAATACACAACCCTGATCAATCAAGTCTGGAGGAGGTTTTAGCAGAAGCAGATaaagagaagaaataa
- the YPI1 gene encoding type 1 protein phosphatase-activating protein YPI1 (similar to Saccharomyces cerevisiae YPI1 (YFR003C); ancestral locus Anc_8.95): MPQNLDGSQQEPRGAATVTLEEVPSVLQLHTSEPSINRRIERTSHQSTRPSVRWEEGTVDNENLNRKKTKICCIFHPQEEIDEDGEGRYSDHEHPPPSPSSSSSSSSSSSESDNDNRLNPEDRRQRRIERRRRKLNKERSVSPNAYEVQPDYSQHRQK; this comes from the coding sequence ATGCCTCAGAATTTAGATGGCTCCCAACAAGAACCACGTGGTGCTGCAACGGTTACCCTAGAGGAAGTTCCTTCTGTGCTACAGCTCCATACATCAGAACCAAGCATAAATAGAAGGATAGAAAGAACATCACATCAATCTACAAGGCCTTCCGTAAGATGGGAAGAGGGAACAGTCGACAACGAAAACTTAAATAggaagaaaacaaagatATGCTGCATATTCCATCCCCAGGAAGAGATAGATGAGGATGGAGAGGGGCGATACTCAGATCATGAGCATCCACCGCCATCACCGTCttcgtcatcttcatcatcctcatcttcGTCCGAATCCGATAATGACAATCGATTGAACCCCGAAGATAGAAGGCAGAGAAGGATAGAGAGACGTCGCagaaaattgaataaagaaagaTCTGTTAGTCCAAATGCGTATGAAGTACAACCTGACTATTCTCAGCATAGACAAAAATAA
- the NIC96 gene encoding linker nucleoporin NIC96 (similar to Saccharomyces cerevisiae NIC96 (YFR002W); ancestral locus Anc_8.94) produces the protein MSNSIANGNTTLESSTKGSAKIFNDLVESSKNLPATSSQLGSIQLSVNEIKRRAIELRKKKNIDNTLTKAHYLLAGSGLAIEDVDSSLKNLQKNELSERKLTSKYVGNEIDTYLRVKKGENILASIEQLLADASRDFDDYVNQSLELDWTKRKDEIRETFGIFVPGKSENNSFVNKPLSPLDRVSPTWGNSGIGILNGGDSRLNVNSNLITREKFETYAKIIHQFNNHRQENRQFPLNREVISILSHAGDTRNRQLLESWKIIESIKDPKNTIKASREYLEVQFLDYVDALSKNAISEGLPTNTNKVRSFIDTKLKNTDGSWKIANLTVINGLPIWASIFYLLRAGLMQEALDLAMTNSSGFKKIEQSFLTYFQAYISSPENKLPTEFATKLHTEFNQHIKNSLNGDPYRLAVYKIIGRCDLTRRNISLVTLSLEDWIWYHLKLIKEDVIDDGPIYEKYHLEDFQNIILSYGPSRFTNYYIPVLILSGLYEVAIDYAYNLNEMDAVHLAIGLANKKLLHITTNISDTLIAIEDGRRKVNFAKLLGNYTKSFKFSDPRIATEYLILIAITDDPAEIKICHEALRELVLDTKEFGILLGKINRDGTRIPGVLEERQDLLYLNDEKEFLRVITEQAAHKADEDGRTQDSLLLYQLAEEYDIVMSIVNGLLGSLLGGSDLTQPLFTKDDNSETNPVLLASKLISIYNNNLEIAKKIHAKNKETCLLLLQIADIRKSYAENQWQYALGQIEKLDLLPFTDGQDARRKAQAFSGFDEPIVKCIPSLLIMTLTCVSKLVNVLNQSDYKSVTKSQQIEFLKNISKNCIVYAGIIQFKMPRETYSTLIRLDVELC, from the coding sequence ATGAGTAATAGCATTGCTAATGGCAACACCACACTGGAAAGTTCAACAAAAGGTTCAGCAAAGATATTTAATGACCTTGTCGAATCATCTAAAAACCTACCAGCAACATCCTCCCAATTAGGTTCTATTCAGCTAAGTGTAAACGAAATTAAGCGTAGAGCGATTGAAttgaggaagaaaaaaaatattgacaATACCCTCACTAAAGCACACTACTTATTAGCAGGTAGCGGCTTAGCAATTGAAGATGTCGAttcatcattgaaaaatttgcaAAAGAACGAACTTTCAGAAAGAAAGCTGACAAGTAAATATGTAGGTAACGAGATTGATACATATCTCCGAGTGAAGAAAggagaaaatattttagcCTCCATTGAACAGTTATTAGCTGATGCGTCGAGGGACTTCGATGATTATGTTAATCAAAGTTTAGAGTTAGATTGGACAAAACGTAAGGATGAAATTAGAGAGACATTCGGTATTTTTGTCCCAGGAAAAAGCGAGAATAATTCCTTTGTTAATAAGCCACTTTCTCCATTAGATCGTGTTTCACCTACCTGGGGGAATTCAGGAATAGGTATCTTAAATGGGGGGGATTCGAGACTAAACGTTAATAGTAATCTTATTACAAGAGAAAAGTTTGAAACTTATGCAAAAATAATTCACCAGTTTAATAACCATAGGCAAGAGAACCGTCAATTTCCATTGAATAGGGAGGTCATTTCTATTCTATCGCACGCAGGTGATACAAGAAACAGACAGTTATTAGAAAGTTGGAAAATAATCGAGTCAATAAAAGATCCAAAAAATACTATCAAAGCATCCAGGGAATATTTGGAAGTACAGTTTTTAGACTACGTCGATGCTTTATCAAAAAATGCGATTAGTGAAGGTCTACCAACAAACACTAACAAGGTCAGGTCATTTATTGACACTAAGCTCAAAAATACAGATGGTTCTTGGAAAATTGCGAACCTAACTGTAATCAACGGGTTGCCAATTTGGGCCTCAATTTTTTACCTGTTGAGAGCAGGTTTAATGCAAGAAGCGTTAGACCTCGCCATGACTAATTCATCAggattcaagaaaattgaaCAATCGTTCTTGACTTACTTTCAAGCGTATATTTCGTCAccagaaaataaattaccaaCTGAATTTGCAACTAAATTACACACTGAGTTTAACCAACACATcaaaaattctttgaatggAGATCCTTATAGATTGGCTgtttataaaataattggTAGATGTGATTTAACTAGGAGAAATATCTCTTTGGTTACTTTAAGTTTAGAAGATTGGATATGGTACCATCTAAAGTTGATTAAAGAAGATGTGATAGACGATGGTCCtatttatgaaaaatacCATCTTGAAgactttcaaaatattatcctTTCTTATGGTCCGTCGAGGTTCACCAACTATTATATTCCTGTTCTAATATTATCAGGCCTTTATGAAGTAGCTATTGATTATGCATATAATTTAAACGAGATGGACGCTGTGCATCTAGCGATCGGTCTtgcaaataaaaaattattgcaTATTACGACAAATATATCCGATACTTTAATTGCTATTGAGGATGGGAGACGAAAGGTTAATTTTGCAAAATTATTGGGAAACTATacaaaatcattcaaattttctgATCCAAGAATTGCCACtgaatatttgattttaattgCCATTACGGATGATCCTGcagaaatcaaaatttgcCATGAAGCGTTAAGAGAATTAGTTTTAGACACCAAAGAGTTTGGGATTTTATTAGGGAAGATCAATAGAGACGGTACTAGAATTCCAGGTGTTCTAGAAGAAAGACAAGATTTACTATATctaaatgatgaaaaagaatttttaCGTGTTATCACGGAACAAGCTGCGCATAAGGCTGACGAAGACGGTAGAACACAAGATAGTTTGTTATTGTATCAATTAGCAGAAGAATACGATATTGTTATGTCTATTGTAAATGGACTACTGGGTAGCTTATTAGGTGGTTCAGATTTAACCCAGCCATTGTTTACTAAAGACGATAACTCAGAAACAAATCCTGTGTTACTGGCATCgaaattgatttcaatttataaCAATAACTTGGAAATCGCGAAGAAAATCCACGCCAAGAATAAGGAAACGTGTTTATTACTTCTACAAATTGCAGATATTCGCAAGAGTTATGCAGAAAACCAGTGGCAATATGCCTTAGGTCAAATCGAGAAATTGGATTTACTACCATTCACTGATGGACAAGATGCCAGGAGAAAAGCCCAAGCATTTTCTGGGTTTGATGAACCCATTGTCAAATGTATCCCAAGCttattaataatgacgTTAACGTGTGTCTCAAAATTAGTTAACGTCTTAAATCAAAGCGACTATAAATCGGTCACTAAATCGCaacaaattgaatttttgaagaatatttcaaaaaattgtatTGTCTATGCTGGTATAATCCAATTCAAAATGCCTAGGGAGACCTATAGTACATTGATCAGATTAGATGTCGAATTATGCTAA
- the PDH1 gene encoding putative 2-methylcitrate dehydratase (similar to Saccharomyces cerevisiae PDH1 (YPR002W); ancestral locus Anc_8.93), with product MLRFSTKFQYSSTTCSYISKLVTFSSVRGNIKQYTTEASNTAPKLTNNRPEPDKVLQDIAHYVHNISIDSQLAKDTAKLCLLDTLGCGLAALKYPHVQDIIKPIVPGTVIPNGTKVFGTNYVTDPVRGAFVVGTLIRWLDFNDCWLAKEWGHPSDNLGGILPVADYMTRLYRASNGKEGKVFSVDDILECMIKAHEIQGIIALDNSLNEVGLDHVALVKIATTAVVSKMLQLSEEQTIEAVSHAFVDGQPLRTYRHAPNTGSRKSWAAGDAVSRAVNLAFMVKNAGIGTIHSVLTARKWGVYDVLFNGKPFIFDQKKEYGSYVMENVLFKISFPAEFHAQTAVEAGMKAHRVLLDNGRTYKDIKSVRIRTQQPAIDIIDKVGPLYNYADRDHCIQYMTTIPLIYGRLEADDYMDAVALLADIDVLRNKIYCIKDAEFTKDYYNPEKRSIANALLVELNDGTFLDEIVVEYPIGHKFRREEGIPLLLKKFRNHLSTYSHYSPGKADEIYRLSMSPEFGEMAIDHYIDQYCIT from the coding sequence ATGTTAAGATTTTCAACGAAATTCCAGTATAGTAGCACAACATGTTCTTACATTTCAAAACTAGTTACTTTCTCTTCAGTTAGAGGAAATATCAAGCAGTACACTACAGAAGCATCCAATACTGCTCCTAAGCTGACAAACAATAGACCAGAACCTGATAAGGTATTACAAGATATTGCACATTATGTACACAATATTAGTATTGACTCGCAATTAGCAAAAGATACGGCCAAACTCTGTTTGTTAGATACGTTAGGTTGTGGGCTTGCTGCGCTGAAATATCCCCATGTACAAGATATCATTAAGCCAATAGTTCCTGGCACGGTTATTCCTAATGGGACTAAGGTATTTGGTACCAATTATGTGACAGATCCTGTCAGAGGTGCATTTGTTGTTGGAACATTGATTCGGTGGTTGGATTTCAATGATTGTTGGTTGGCAAAAGAATGGGGACATCCGTCTGACAACTTAGGTGGTATTTTACCAGTTGCTGATTACATGACACGCTTATATAGAGCTTCAAACGGTAAAGAAGGTAAAGTGTTCAGCGTAGACGACATTTTGGAATGCATGATTAAAGCCCATGAAATTCAAGGTATTATTGCACTAgataattcattgaatgaGGTCGGACTAGACCATGTCGCTTTGGTTAAAATTGCAACAACTGCAGTAGTTTCAAAAATGTTACAACTGTCCGAAGAACAAACCATTGAAGCGGTATCACATGCATTTGTGGATGGTCAACCACTGCGTACATACCGTCATGCTCCAAATACGGGTTCTAGGAAATCTTGGGCTGCTGGTGATGCTGTTTCCAGGGCCGTAAATCTGGCATTTATGGTGAAAAATGCAGGAATTGGAACTATCCATTCCGTTTTAACAGCTAGAAAATGGGGTGTCTATGATGTACTATTTAATGGTAAACCATTCATTTTTGACCAGAAAAAGGAATACGGATCTTATGTTATGGAAAATGTTCTCTTCAAGATCTCTTTCCCGGCAGAATTCCATGCTCAGACGGCTGTTGAAGCAGGGATGAAAGCACATAGGGTGCTACTGGATAATGGCAGAACATACAAAGATATTAAATCAGTTAGAATAAGAACACAACAACCAGCAATTgatataattgataaagtAGGCCCATTGTACAATTATGCAGATAGAGACCATTGTATCCAGTATATGACAACAATCCCGTTAATTTATGGAAGATTAGAAGCAGATGACTATATGGATGCTGTTGCATTATTAGCGGATATCGATGTACTAAGAAATAAGATCTATTGTATTAAAGATGCTGAGTTTACGAAAGATTACTATAATCCAGAAAAAAGGTCAATTGCTAATGCTCTTTTGgttgaattgaatgatgGTACTTTTTTAGACGAGATTGTAGTAGAGTATCCTATAGGTCACAAATTCAGAAGGGAGGAAGGTATTCCGTTGTTGCTGAAGAAGTTCAGAAATCACCTTTCTACATATAGTCACTATTCCCCAGGGAAGGCCGATGAAATTTACCGTCTTTCCATGAGTCCAGAATTTGGGGAGATGGCAATTGATCATTATATTGATCAATATTGTATCACCTAA
- the RPN11 gene encoding proteasome regulatory particle lid subunit RPN11 (similar to Saccharomyces cerevisiae RPN11 (YFR004W); ancestral locus Anc_8.96): MERLQRLMMEGKSNVADPEKDDTRETVYISSVALLKMLKHGRAGVPMEVMGLMLGEFVDDYTIDVVDVFAMPQSGTGVSVEAVDDVFQAKMMDMLKQTGRTEMVVGWYHSHPGFGCWLSSVDVNTQKSFEQLNPRAVAVVVDPIQSVKGKVVIDAFRLIDTGALLNNQEPRQTTSNSGLMNKANIQALIHGLNRHYYSLNVDYHRTSDETRMLMNLHKEQWQSGLKACDYEEKETTNLEATQKMVKIAAQYSKRIEEEKDLTEAQQATRYVGKQDPKKHLSAMAETTLEDNIVSVLTSSVNSVAIV, encoded by the coding sequence ATGGAGAGGTTACAAAGATTAATGATGGAAGGAAAAAGCAATGTGGCAGATCCAGAAAAGGATGATACCAGAGAAACCGTCTATATATCATCTGTCGCATTGTTGAAGATGTTAAAGCATGGGAGGGCGGGTGTCCCCATGGAAGTTATGGGCCTGATGTTAGGGGAATTTGTAGATGATTATACAATTGATGTTGTCGATGTCTTTGCCATGCCTCAGTCAGGTACAGGTGTTTCCGTGGAAGCAGTTGATGATGTCTTTCAGGCTAAAATGATGGATATGTTAAAACAAACTGGTAGGACTGAGATGGTTGTGGGTTGGTACCATTCACATCCAGGGTTCGGATGTTGGTTATCATCCGTCGATGTAAACACCCAAAAATCATTCGAACAATTAAATCCTAGAGCTGTTGCAGTCGTGGTAGATCCAATTCAATCAGTTAAAGGTAAAGTCGTCATTGACGCATTTAGATTAATAGATACCGGCGCATTGCTAAATAACCAAGAACCAAGACAAACCACATCTAATAGCGGTCTGATGAACAAAGCTAATATACAAGCATTAATACATGGACTTAATagacattattattcattgaatGTAGATTACCACAGGACGTCAGACGAAACTAGAATGTTAATGAACTTACATAAAGAACAATGGCAATCGGGTCTCAAGGCATGCGAttatgaagaaaaggaaacaacTAATTTAGAAGCTACACAAAAAATGGTCAAAATTGCTGCCCAATATTCtaaaagaattgaagaagaaaaagatttGACAGAAGCTCAACAAGCGACTCGATATGTCGGTAAACAAGATCCTAAGAAGCATCTATCTGCTATGGCGGAAACAACCCTGGAAGACAATATCGTTTCAGTGCTTACTTCTAGTGTGAATTCTGTTGCAATTGTTTAG